Proteins encoded by one window of Cucurbita pepo subsp. pepo cultivar mu-cu-16 chromosome LG14, ASM280686v2, whole genome shotgun sequence:
- the LOC111810678 gene encoding uncharacterized protein LOC111810678, translating into MPPTPSVASDGEPNWEFSCDFEVDYESEKKASIVYKALVVDKELQPDKVKREMTVSDGKLSIHFEAVEARFLRASFSAFVDVLTLATKTIEDFGQGVDF; encoded by the exons ATGCCTCCGACACCTTCCGTCGCTTCTGATGGAGAGCCCAATTGGGAATTCAGCTG TGACTTTGAAGTCGATTATGAGTCGGAGAAGAAAGCTTCAATTGTGTACAAGGCTTTAGTAGTCGATAAAGAG TTGCAGCCAGACAAAGTGAAAAGGGAGATGACAGTTTCTGATGGAAAACTTTCTAT ACACTTTGAGGCAGTGGAAGCAAGATTTCTGCGTGCATCATTCAGTGCTTTTGTAGACGTGCTTACTCTTGCCACAAAAACAATCGAAGATTTCGGACAAGGAGTGGATTTCTGA
- the LOC111810246 gene encoding RNA-binding KH domain-containing protein RCF3-like — MEKSRSKRNYYYDHQDYDSEAMGRTRPRYNNHYANNNYRHRGSAVRPTKPQDQSLMVTTTYRILCHDAKAGGVIGKSGSIIKSIRQHTGAWINVHELVPGDEERIIEISDTRRRDPEGRMPSFSPAQEALFLIHERILESEMSPGFNGMGYGPEDEEDDYGGVRGGAGGGSSRVATRLVVSRMHVGCLLGKGGKIIEQMRMETKTQIRILPRDHNLPRCISMSEEIVQIVGEANAVKKAVAIVSSRLRESQHRNRSHFHGRLHSPERILPPDDDYVPPIARRLSMDGRPFRPRISNTRGNDYSNRQSNFLVEPGAASVNDNMMPFYGEDLVFRILCPIDKVDSVIGDSDGIIELLRDEVGVDIKVSDPVTGSNEQILIISSDEGPDDELFPAQEALLHIQTRIVDLVPDKDNIVTTRLLVPSSDIGCLEGRDGSLLEMKRLTGANVHIVPREELPMFVSGADELVQIIGDIKAARDAVVELTSRLRNYLYKEPVQKDASPPVSLPSTMGSLGLEESSSNNNAAAREVHSGNDSSITAYQNVQPFGTPQLLKENGGSSNETGTQNENDRREDLPSGLNRIPVPLVTRSTLEVVIPEAAVPKLITKSKNKLAQISELSGANVTLVEDRPDETQKIIQISGTPEQAERAQSLLQGFILSMQEDGP, encoded by the exons ATGGAAAAGTCTAGATCTAAGAGAAACTACTACTATGACCACCAAGACTATGATTCCGAGGCGATGGGTAGAACCAGACCTCGTTACAACAATCACTACGCCAATAATAACTATCGTCACCGTGGGAGTGCTGTTCGACCGACTAAACCTCAAGACCAATCTCTTATGGTCACCACGACTTACAGGATACTCTGTCATGATGCCAAGGCCGGGGGAGTTATTGGCAAATCTGGTAGTATCATTAAGTCCATAAGGCAGCACACCGGCGCGTGGATCAACGTGCATGAGCTTGTTCCCGGCGATGAGGAGAGAATAATTGAGATATCGGACACTCGGCGGCGGGACCCGGAAGGCCGGATGCCGTCGTTCTCTCCGGCGCAAGAAGCGCTTTTCTTGATTCATGAAAGGATTCTCGAGAGTGAAATGAGTCCTGGGTTCAATGGAATGGGCTATGGTCCTGAGGATGAGGAGGATGACTACGGCGGCGTTAGAGGAGGAGCTGGTGGCGGTAGTAGCCGTGTGGCAACAAGGCTTGTCGTGTCTAGAATGCACGTAGGTTGTTTGCTTGGCAAGGGAGGAAAGATAATCGAACAAATGAGGATGGAAACCAAGACCCAGATAAGGATTCTTCCCAGAGATCACAATTTGCCTCGTTGCATTTCAATGTCGGAGGAGATTGTCCAG ATTGTTGGAGAAGCAAATGCTGTAAAGAAAGCTGTAGCTATCGTTTCATCACGCTTGAGAGAGAGTCAGCATCGCAACCGTAGTCATTTCCATGGGCGTCTACATTCACCAGAACGTATTTTACCTCCTGATGATGATTATGTTCCACCTATTGCACGACGATTATCGATGGATGGACGACCATTCAGACCACGCATATCTAATACAAGAGGCAATGACTATTCCAACCGTCAATCTAATTTTTTGGTGGAGCCTGGAGCTGCTTCTGTTAACGACAATATGATGCCCTTTTATGGTGAGGACCTTGTATTTAGAATATTATGCCCAATCGATAAGGTTGATAGTGTTATTGGAGACTCTGATGGAATCATAGAATTACTTCGGGATGAAGTTGGTGTGGATATCAAAGTTTCTGATCCTGTGACTGGTTCGAACGAACAGATTCTAATAATTTCTTCGGATGAG GGTCCAGATGATGAGCTTTTTCCAGCACAGGAAGCTTTGTTACACATCCAAACTCGCATTGTTGATCTTGTTCCTGATAAAGATAACATCGTAACTACAAGGTTACTTGTACCATCAAGTGATATTGGATGTTTGGAGGGAAGAGATGGATCATTGTTAGAGATGAAGAGATTAACCGGTGCAAATGTACATATTGTGCCACGAGAAGAACTTCCCATGTTTGTATCAGGGGCTGACGAGCTCGTACAG ATCATAGGAGACATAAAAGCAGCTCGAGATGCAGTTGTTGAGTTAACATCTAGATTACGAAATTATCTTTACAAGGAACCGGTCCAGAAAGATGCAAGTCCTCCAGTCTCATTACCAAGCACCATGGGCAGTTTAGGACTCGAGGAATCATCTTCAAATAATAATGCTGCAGCTCGTGAAGTTCATAGTGGAAATGATTCTTCAATCACAGCCTATCAAAATGTGCAACCTTTTGGAACACCACAGCTTCTAAAG GAAAATGGAGGGTCGAGCAATGAAACTGGCACGCAGAATGAAAATGACCGACGTGAAGATTTGCCTAGTGGGTTAAATAG AATCCCTGTGCCACTTGTCACTCGGAGTACACTTGAAGTTGTGATACCAGAGGCTGCAGTTCCCAAGCTTATAACAAAGTCAAAAAACAAGCTTGCTCAGATCAGTGAG TTATCCGGAGCCAATGTTACACTGGTAGAAGATAGACCAGATGAAACCCAGAAGATAATCCAAATATCAGGCACACCAGAGCAGGCCGAGAGAGCCCAGAGCTTGCTGCAAGGCTTTATTTTGAGCA
- the LOC111810677 gene encoding protein ABIL2-like, with product MPISQETSNFDEISMKQSLIFSDCLKDLKNLRAQLYSAAEYFELSYTNDDQKQIVVETLKDYAVKALVNTVDHLGSVSFKVNDLLDEKVDDVSGTEFRVSCIEQRLRTCQEYIDHEGHSQQSLVINTPKYHKHYILQAGETMNGGTQTRSKNKGCSLDDEDEWHQFRTAVRSTIREMPPSIISKENSPVPSQRPSPSPQLRTFSFTSTMPKKELDKRSVSPHRFPLLRSGSLSSRPKTQSSSRSTTPNSSTPTTPSISNGQRRYPSAPRKSASMRMPAERRDNSKDVEQYPSKSKRLLKALLSRRKSKKDDTLYTYLDEY from the exons ATGCCCATCTCACAAGAAACGTCCAATTTTGATGAGATTTCTATGAAGCAGAGTTTGATTTTCTCTGATTGTCTCAAG GATTTGAAGAACCTGAGAGCACAATTATACTCAGCAGCAGAGTATTTTGAACTCTCTTACACGAATGACGACCAAAAACAGAT AGTGGTAGAAACGTTGAAAGATTATGCTGTTAAAGCTCTTGTGAACACTGTGGATCATTTAGGTTCTGTTAGTTTTAAGGTTAATGATCTTTTGGATGAAAAAGTGGATGATGTTTCTGGAACGGAGTTCAGGGTGTCATGCATTGAACAG AGGCTAAGAACGTGCCAAGAGTATATCGATCACGAAGGACATTCCCAACAATCCCTGGTGATTAATACGCCTAAGTATCATAAGCACTACATATTACAAG CGGGGGAGACCATGAACGGTGGTACCCAAACTCGATCGAAGAACAAAGGATGCAGCCtagatgatgaagatgagtGGCACCAATTTAGAACTG CCGTTCGATCAACTATTAGGGAAATGCCACCATCCATTATCAG TAAAGAAAATTCTCCTGTGCCTTCTCAACGACCTTCCCCGTCCCCGCAACTTAGAACGTTCTCGTTCACGTCTACCATGCCCAAGAAGGAATTAG ATAAGCGGTCGGTTTCTCCACACCGGTTTCCACTTTTGCGTTCTGGTTCGCTCTCGAGTAGACCCAAGACACAAAGCTCAAGTCGATCAACTACTCCCAACTCAAGTACGCCAACCACTCCAAGTATTTCCAATGGGCAACGACGG TACCCTTCGGCACCTAGGAAATCAGCATCGATGCGGATGCCAGCAGAAAGGAGGGATAACAGCAAAGATGTTGAACAATATCCCAGCAAAAGCAAACGCCTCCTGAAGGCCTTGCTTAGCCGACGCAAGTCAAAGAAAGACGATACATTGTACACTTACTTGGATGAATACTAG